A genome region from Pseudanabaena sp. Chao 1811 includes the following:
- a CDS encoding ABC transporter substrate-binding protein translates to MSISRRKFLRQTAYVTSALAGASTLSACNIFIQKPQGTESDKEEVVRPVTQDKQTLYIYGWSTYINNQEVLEGFTKETGIKVVGDAYDSNEVMLAKLEASGGRSGYSVIYPSDYMVTQMRDLKLLAPLNKKLLPNISNIASKYLELPHDRGAVFSIPVSLGTTGLAYNVKAVNSIIGEEPTDWSYLWEHKSKLRISLVNDYREVLGMALHTLGNSYNTKEKESIEQAFQKLRELMPAIANFTTDAWRDPLASGDLMMCMAFSGDAIGLARQDPNIKYILPSSGTSIWTDTMAIPRGASNIEGAHAWLNYVMKPEIAAKISDANSFGTTNKYAKSMIPDDLKAIKALEPTESMIARSDRITKLDPEVLQIYEGFWTRLTTGLG, encoded by the coding sequence ATGAGTATCTCTCGGCGTAAATTTCTTAGACAAACTGCCTATGTCACATCGGCTCTTGCTGGAGCATCAACCCTCTCTGCCTGCAACATTTTTATTCAAAAGCCACAGGGGACAGAATCTGATAAAGAAGAGGTAGTACGTCCAGTTACCCAAGACAAACAAACTTTATATATTTATGGTTGGTCTACTTATATTAATAACCAAGAAGTTTTAGAGGGGTTTACCAAAGAGACTGGCATTAAAGTTGTGGGTGATGCCTATGACTCCAATGAGGTGATGTTAGCCAAGCTAGAAGCATCGGGTGGGAGATCGGGCTATAGCGTCATTTATCCTAGTGATTATATGGTGACACAAATGCGGGATCTCAAGCTGCTTGCCCCCCTCAACAAAAAGTTATTACCCAATATCAGTAATATTGCTAGTAAATATCTGGAATTGCCCCATGATCGCGGCGCAGTGTTTAGCATTCCCGTCAGTTTAGGGACGACAGGGCTTGCCTATAATGTCAAGGCGGTTAACTCGATCATTGGAGAAGAACCAACCGATTGGAGTTACCTATGGGAACACAAAAGTAAGCTGCGAATTAGCTTAGTTAATGATTATCGTGAAGTTCTAGGAATGGCGTTACATACTCTGGGTAACTCTTACAACACCAAAGAAAAAGAAAGTATTGAGCAAGCTTTTCAGAAATTACGGGAGCTAATGCCTGCGATCGCCAATTTCACTACCGATGCTTGGAGAGATCCCTTAGCTTCAGGGGATTTGATGATGTGCATGGCATTTTCGGGTGACGCTATTGGCTTAGCAAGACAAGATCCGAATATTAAGTATATTTTGCCAAGTAGTGGGACATCAATTTGGACAGATACGATGGCAATTCCTAGAGGTGCATCCAATATCGAAGGTGCTCATGCTTGGCTCAATTATGTAATGAAGCCCGAAATTGCCGCAAAAATCAGTGATGCTAATAGTTTTGGAACAACTAATAAGTATGCAAAATCAATGATTCCTGATGATCTTAAGGCAATTAAAGCTTTAGAACCGACAGAAAGTATGATTGCCAGAAGCGATCGCATTACCAAACTTGATCCTGAAGTGTTGCAGATTTATGAAGGTTTTTGGACTCGTTTAACTACTGGTTTAGGATAA
- a CDS encoding sensor histidine kinase, with protein sequence MAKSVLLAQLSEEQSMMWHKALSSHQLEVWAAPESQDLLKLLAQKLQAQQPLPELIISDIGVRYGGGTSLLATELCKWCAEYVPHVKVLLVNPRQTQIKEVEKRWATRRGAINLLPKISIDNLSYAFSIAAQALGIEVKSESLQTVITNLKYQKTQPDRGAVHGKSIRQTATEELARKMAMIPLMVMASEPATASNQHSSPKQKRQLALDATISELKLYDVQIDLEQVGAIARQLFQDNPLLPALVVYDQGNYVGMLSRRRFLECLSKPYAIELFTKRPLRVLYEQSQSKILQLHGNTSIVVAAQLALSRLNDEIYEPVIVHLEGDIHSVLDIHDLLQAQSHIHELATKLLREQTQTTMFQTEKMASLGQIVAEVSHDIRNPVSAIYGNTESLLTYIEGVMQILRAYEKEYGTSAPAISETLEQVDWDFVRSDLPQVVRSIQSGSKYLRRLVDTLQSLSHMKDNAMPEPVDLIECVDSSLMILSSRIRNIQIVKNYINLPKINGYSDRLIQVFMNLIGNALDALIDLRSQPDLIRQRHQILHKEVDEIHSSGNIQTISDITWQPLVMISATISKIDDRNWVSIKIADNGMGIPHEIQDRIFDSFFTTKGNTKGTGLGLAICHQIITQQHNGKIVLRSPYLNDRGDVTIGTEFEVLLPTVLL encoded by the coding sequence GTGGCTAAATCTGTCTTGCTGGCTCAATTGTCAGAAGAGCAATCAATGATGTGGCATAAAGCCTTATCATCACATCAGCTAGAAGTTTGGGCAGCTCCTGAATCACAAGATCTGTTAAAGCTGCTTGCCCAAAAACTTCAAGCTCAACAGCCTTTGCCGGAATTAATTATTTCTGATATTGGTGTGCGATATGGGGGAGGGACATCCTTACTGGCAACTGAACTCTGTAAATGGTGTGCAGAGTATGTACCCCATGTAAAAGTTCTGCTTGTAAATCCTCGGCAAACTCAAATTAAGGAAGTAGAAAAGCGTTGGGCAACTCGTAGGGGAGCGATCAATCTATTACCGAAGATTTCTATAGATAATCTTAGCTATGCTTTTAGCATTGCTGCCCAAGCCTTAGGAATAGAGGTGAAATCAGAGTCCCTGCAAACTGTGATTACCAATCTCAAATATCAAAAGACTCAACCAGATCGAGGTGCAGTTCATGGTAAAAGCATCAGGCAAACTGCAACCGAAGAGTTAGCCCGCAAAATGGCAATGATTCCGTTAATGGTAATGGCAAGTGAGCCTGCAACGGCATCAAATCAGCATTCATCGCCAAAGCAGAAACGTCAATTAGCTCTAGATGCGACTATTTCAGAATTAAAGTTATATGATGTGCAAATTGATTTGGAGCAGGTAGGGGCGATCGCTCGACAGCTCTTTCAAGACAATCCCCTCTTGCCAGCACTTGTAGTTTACGATCAAGGCAACTATGTAGGCATGTTATCTCGTCGCAGGTTTCTAGAATGTTTGAGCAAACCTTATGCGATCGAATTATTTACTAAACGACCATTAAGAGTTCTCTATGAGCAATCTCAATCAAAAATTCTGCAATTACATGGTAATACCTCCATTGTCGTTGCAGCTCAATTAGCCCTCAGTCGCTTAAATGATGAGATTTATGAACCTGTGATCGTCCATCTTGAGGGAGATATTCATTCTGTATTGGATATTCATGATCTATTACAGGCGCAATCTCATATCCATGAACTAGCTACTAAGCTTTTGCGCGAACAGACCCAAACGACGATGTTTCAAACGGAGAAAATGGCAAGTTTGGGACAAATTGTCGCTGAGGTCTCCCATGACATTCGCAATCCTGTATCCGCAATTTATGGCAATACTGAGAGTCTCTTAACTTACATTGAAGGTGTAATGCAAATTTTGAGAGCTTATGAAAAGGAATATGGAACTTCAGCACCAGCTATTAGCGAAACATTAGAACAAGTTGATTGGGATTTTGTGCGCTCAGATTTGCCACAGGTTGTACGCAGCATTCAATCTGGCTCAAAGTATCTACGTCGCTTAGTGGATACTTTACAGAGTCTATCGCATATGAAAGATAATGCGATGCCAGAACCAGTTGATTTAATAGAATGTGTCGATAGTAGTTTAATGATCCTCAGTAGCCGTATTAGGAATATACAGATTGTAAAAAATTATATTAATCTTCCCAAAATCAATGGATATAGCGATCGCTTAATTCAGGTGTTTATGAACTTGATCGGTAATGCGCTAGATGCTTTGATAGATTTGCGATCGCAACCTGATTTGATCAGACAACGGCATCAAATTCTACATAAAGAAGTAGATGAAATTCATAGTTCAGGGAATATTCAGACAATATCGGATATTACATGGCAGCCATTAGTAATGATTTCTGCCACAATTTCCAAAATTGATGATCGCAACTGGGTATCGATCAAGATTGCCGACAATGGTATGGGAATTCCCCATGAGATTCAGGATCGAATTTTTGATAGTTTTTTTACTACCAAAGGGAATAC
- a CDS encoding ABC transporter ATP-binding protein — translation MAQSTTAKQFATSTGTVPDVELQRVFKMFGTNTVVQGVDLQVQRGELFSILGPSGCGKTTLLRLVAGFEEPSAGEVLIQGNPMTYIPAYQRPVNTVFQSYALFGHMTIFDNVAFGLSVKRVAKSEIQQRVKDALKQVRLDHLSDRYPSQISGGQQQRVALARALVNRPKVILLDEPLAALDFKLRKEMQVELSNLQYDLGISFIMVTHDQGEALAISSRIAVMNQGRIEQIGTPAEVYDRPSSAFVADFVGETNLFECRVIEQDGAFVELRSSTGLAIVAAKPRNWLPIPEAVVSVRPEKIKLSTEYPNQPYNTYRGILNNVLYLGDHSQFVVDLHASENVPPVRVMLVRSNHQGEKTPPFNSQVYVSWMPEDCVALPKTTVAT, via the coding sequence ATGGCACAGTCAACCACTGCTAAACAGTTCGCCACTTCCACAGGTACAGTTCCCGATGTTGAACTCCAACGAGTTTTTAAAATGTTCGGTACAAATACCGTTGTCCAAGGTGTCGATCTGCAAGTTCAGAGAGGCGAACTTTTTAGTATTCTCGGTCCATCAGGTTGTGGTAAGACAACGTTACTCAGGTTAGTTGCAGGGTTTGAGGAGCCATCAGCAGGGGAAGTGCTGATTCAAGGCAATCCAATGACCTATATTCCTGCCTATCAACGGCCTGTAAATACGGTATTTCAAAGCTATGCTCTATTTGGGCATATGACTATTTTTGATAATGTTGCCTTTGGCTTATCAGTCAAACGGGTGGCAAAGTCGGAAATACAGCAGAGGGTAAAGGATGCGCTCAAGCAAGTGCGCCTTGATCATTTAAGCGATCGCTATCCTAGTCAAATCTCAGGCGGTCAACAACAACGGGTGGCACTGGCAAGAGCCTTAGTTAATCGCCCCAAGGTAATTTTGCTAGATGAACCCTTGGCAGCCCTAGACTTTAAGCTGCGTAAGGAAATGCAGGTGGAATTATCAAACTTGCAGTATGACTTAGGTATTTCCTTCATCATGGTGACTCACGACCAAGGTGAAGCCCTTGCAATTTCTTCTAGAATTGCGGTGATGAATCAAGGCAGGATCGAGCAGATCGGCACACCTGCGGAGGTTTATGATCGCCCATCCTCAGCCTTTGTTGCTGATTTTGTCGGCGAAACCAATTTATTTGAATGTCGGGTAATCGAACAGGATGGGGCTTTTGTGGAGTTGCGATCGTCCACTGGTTTAGCGATTGTTGCTGCTAAGCCTAGAAACTGGCTGCCCATACCTGAAGCTGTTGTAAGTGTCCGCCCTGAAAAAATTAAGCTATCTACCGAATATCCCAACCAGCCCTACAACACCTATCGCGGCATTCTCAACAATGTGCTTTATTTGGGCGATCATTCCCAATTTGTAGTTGATCTCCATGCAAGCGAAAATGTACCGCCAGTTAGAGTAATGCTCGTACGCTCTAACCACCAAGGGGAAAAGACTCCTCCCTTTAACAGTCAAGTCTATGTCTCATGGATGCCTGAAGATTGTGTTGCTCTTCCCAAGACTACTGTTGCAACCTAA
- a CDS encoding cyanoexosortase A system-associated protein gives MENEGEQSASKIDPTEQSADQIDIASLDQVKPSNDLSSDFSKPKYQRLRFGLLAVLVTGSLLIFVRSVLDSGLGKPTPLIFPENIELAQAKTTNSEAIIDTKNFPFKPKYLSGQSYRFLVDNQPIDIALRYAAGTEGDIPLFLKELINIEFKDDEFRQKIVRRDPIGYYAAFTYQDRAYLTACINPRGISTVTKEQFDDNASNHVMDRDVLIGWLLGQRDLRDRRCLWTLISTPLTSDRDREAVTQKLEKIWISWYEWWKPKFPQP, from the coding sequence ATGGAAAATGAAGGGGAGCAATCAGCCTCAAAAATAGATCCAACAGAACAGTCAGCCGATCAAATAGATATAGCTAGTCTCGATCAAGTTAAACCAAGCAATGATCTATCAAGTGATTTTTCCAAGCCCAAGTACCAAAGACTTCGCTTTGGGTTACTTGCGGTTTTAGTGACTGGGAGCCTGTTAATTTTTGTGCGCTCAGTTCTTGACAGTGGACTTGGGAAGCCAACACCTCTAATTTTTCCTGAAAATATCGAACTAGCACAGGCAAAAACGACGAACTCAGAGGCAATTATCGATACTAAAAACTTTCCTTTTAAACCCAAATATTTATCGGGACAAAGTTATCGTTTCTTAGTAGATAATCAGCCAATTGATATCGCTTTGAGATATGCAGCAGGTACAGAAGGGGATATTCCTCTCTTTCTCAAAGAATTAATCAATATAGAGTTTAAAGATGATGAGTTCAGACAAAAAATAGTGCGCCGCGATCCCATTGGTTATTATGCAGCGTTTACCTATCAAGATCGGGCATATTTAACTGCTTGCATTAATCCAAGAGGTATTTCTACTGTTACTAAAGAACAATTTGATGATAATGCGAGTAACCATGTGATGGATCGTGATGTCCTCATTGGTTGGTTGCTAGGACAAAGAGATCTCCGCGATCGGCGTTGTCTATGGACATTAATTTCCACACCATTAACATCTGACCGTGATCGCGAGGCAGTCACCCAAAAATTAGAGAAAATTTGGATTTCGTGGTATGAATGGTGGAAACCAAAGTTCCCTCAGCCTTAA
- a CDS encoding low-complexity tail membrane protein, with product MTSPNPSALSGNTSISNHPFIWGNIAFLAGVPWLLALSMAGLAVGDPVFPTWLEISLLGFPAIAAVVWLQWQQPFSPFSLWVLVKPSESLSEDERRILTLVKQQRNGWYVTGWLAIAVAFVMSAIFCKLYIAAPLAQAIAPFPAGLRLFGIIWAEIFFLLSNVLLQSGVSALRIKLTAESEITSLQPFAVEKIKNNFTNIGWQVPQLLKFFEEAPISETIEEKDAPQESESKQTQDVIEESQDAEISDAAEESVTEPSPEVVESVEEGFEVNNFTEEVTGEIVSEEVEITPEEEIQEDSISESSLEISEELLAEDDAIAVQEESNIAEFEVDALVEVTTEAEVNLAVTIEEPVQVDSEVVADFHDDPEEEVAEVIVDEAPEELVNDESIDQLEATSEFNESANESVDESEVISEVIDNDADLSLEELPETFASQEVANNLVEELTEASEELEINEDTLDTIETSDINEVVTESELETSEDADSDDFIESSAAEVGQEEFNEPEAESILDITEDVQNFESHEVVEDTFDTSSDISDIKLDTQETANDFTEDILNLPDTNTAAELEIDESSDSTDAEIDVNLDNPFADITKELASDNFDEDTHEEITDSLDSELEIVEPEIEAIAFTDEPNAETSEIVEESSINEITEESDHAIDFEPVDFATDGSVENTEELAINEIRDFLPELSDDVSTESAIGTNLEINANLLDTQSIGDQISEETNDLELNEPSQESESEEIIDFADDPVNSELDEIGESDEGQIDALEIVDDAITENEINDSAETDLATEAKSQKSKKSIDLFRKSRKKGFSQKNYGFGKSAKTITTNETDTEQVEASVEDDELEVTDIVAEESVESRFDIADTNLELEEIVEEPTNALVLETETDVQAELTIEQVEIPENASSDFDEELDELIAFNVYVENILQEYLGDSSEDADNEIQEVEDIIEISSVSEQATEIAEEVLIAEEILETAIPESIESPATLETTEAIAEDSQETTPENNPEHKDPKYLVQEFLVDKFLAKLEELNNADKVNKTNTESTPEITFESNSDNASNPVLDEFADLEALLNRKPLSDNPE from the coding sequence ATGACATCACCAAATCCCAGTGCCTTAAGTGGCAATACCTCCATCAGTAACCATCCATTTATTTGGGGAAATATCGCTTTTCTTGCGGGTGTGCCGTGGTTATTGGCGCTAAGCATGGCAGGTTTAGCAGTGGGCGATCCTGTATTTCCCACATGGTTAGAGATATCTTTGCTGGGATTTCCTGCGATCGCCGCAGTTGTGTGGCTACAGTGGCAACAACCTTTTTCACCTTTTAGCCTCTGGGTTTTAGTGAAGCCATCCGAGAGCTTGAGCGAAGATGAACGCCGTATACTGACTCTAGTTAAGCAACAACGCAATGGTTGGTATGTTACAGGCTGGCTGGCGATCGCAGTTGCCTTTGTGATGAGTGCGATTTTTTGTAAGCTCTACATAGCTGCACCACTAGCTCAAGCGATCGCGCCATTTCCTGCGGGACTGCGTTTATTTGGGATTATCTGGGCTGAGATTTTCTTTTTATTAAGTAACGTTTTATTGCAATCAGGGGTTTCGGCTCTACGAATTAAGCTCACGGCAGAGTCAGAAATAACTAGTTTGCAACCCTTTGCAGTTGAGAAAATCAAAAATAACTTTACTAATATCGGCTGGCAAGTACCTCAGCTATTAAAGTTTTTTGAAGAAGCACCAATTTCTGAAACTATTGAGGAAAAAGATGCGCCTCAAGAATCAGAATCTAAACAAACTCAAGATGTCATAGAGGAATCTCAAGATGCAGAAATTAGTGATGCTGCTGAAGAATCTGTAACTGAACCAAGCCCAGAAGTTGTTGAATCTGTGGAAGAAGGTTTTGAGGTTAATAACTTCACGGAAGAAGTAACTGGAGAAATAGTTTCTGAAGAAGTTGAGATTACCCCAGAAGAAGAGATTCAAGAGGACTCCATCTCTGAGTCAAGCTTAGAAATCTCTGAGGAATTGCTAGCTGAAGATGATGCGATCGCAGTTCAGGAAGAATCAAATATCGCAGAATTTGAAGTCGATGCTCTTGTAGAAGTAACCACAGAGGCTGAAGTAAATCTTGCTGTAACGATTGAAGAACCTGTACAAGTTGACTCTGAAGTAGTTGCAGATTTTCATGATGACCCTGAAGAAGAAGTAGCCGAAGTAATTGTTGATGAAGCGCCAGAAGAATTAGTAAACGATGAATCTATAGATCAATTGGAGGCAACCTCAGAATTTAATGAATCTGCTAACGAATCTGTAGATGAGAGCGAGGTAATTTCAGAAGTTATTGATAATGATGCTGATTTAAGTTTAGAGGAATTACCAGAAACTTTTGCATCTCAAGAAGTTGCCAATAACCTCGTTGAGGAGCTTACAGAAGCATCTGAAGAATTAGAGATTAATGAAGATACTTTAGATACTATTGAAACTTCAGATATTAATGAAGTAGTTACCGAGTCTGAATTAGAAACATCTGAAGATGCGGACAGTGATGATTTTATAGAGTCTTCTGCCGCAGAGGTTGGACAAGAAGAGTTTAACGAACCTGAAGCTGAGTCAATTCTAGACATTACTGAAGATGTCCAAAATTTTGAATCTCATGAGGTTGTAGAAGATACTTTTGATACTAGCTCTGATATCTCTGATATAAAGTTAGACACTCAAGAAACTGCTAACGATTTTACTGAAGATATTTTAAATTTACCTGATACTAATACTGCTGCTGAACTAGAAATTGATGAATCATCAGATTCCACAGATGCAGAAATTGATGTAAATCTGGATAACCCATTCGCAGATATCACTAAAGAATTAGCATCTGATAATTTTGATGAAGATACCCATGAAGAGATCACTGATTCTTTAGATTCAGAATTAGAAATTGTGGAGCCTGAGATTGAGGCGATCGCCTTTACTGATGAACCTAATGCAGAAACCTCGGAAATTGTTGAAGAATCATCTATCAATGAGATTACTGAGGAATCTGATCATGCAATAGATTTCGAGCCTGTTGATTTTGCTACAGATGGCTCAGTTGAAAATACTGAAGAGTTGGCAATCAATGAGATTAGAGATTTTCTTCCTGAATTGTCTGACGATGTTTCTACCGAAAGTGCAATTGGGACAAACCTAGAAATTAACGCTAATCTGCTAGATACACAAAGCATAGGAGATCAGATTTCTGAAGAAACTAATGATCTAGAGCTTAATGAGCCTAGTCAAGAATCTGAAAGCGAGGAGATTATAGATTTTGCTGATGATCCTGTAAATTCAGAGCTTGACGAAATTGGTGAATCTGATGAGGGACAGATTGATGCGCTTGAGATAGTTGATGATGCGATTACAGAGAACGAAATCAATGATTCTGCTGAGACTGATTTAGCTACGGAGGCAAAATCTCAAAAATCAAAAAAGTCTATAGACCTATTTAGAAAGTCTCGAAAAAAGGGTTTCTCACAGAAAAATTATGGGTTTGGTAAATCAGCAAAGACCATTACTACCAACGAAACTGATACTGAGCAGGTAGAAGCTAGTGTGGAAGATGATGAGTTAGAAGTCACTGACATTGTTGCTGAAGAATCTGTGGAGTCTAGATTTGATATTGCTGATACTAATCTAGAACTAGAAGAGATTGTAGAAGAACCAACTAATGCACTAGTTCTAGAAACTGAAACAGATGTGCAAGCGGAGCTAACAATTGAGCAAGTAGAAATTCCAGAGAATGCATCCTCGGATTTTGATGAGGAATTGGATGAGCTAATTGCCTTCAATGTCTATGTAGAGAATATCCTGCAAGAATATCTAGGCGACTCTAGTGAAGACGCTGATAATGAAATTCAAGAAGTTGAGGATATTATTGAAATCTCCTCAGTATCAGAGCAAGCAACCGAGATCGCCGAAGAAGTCTTAATCGCTGAGGAGATTTTGGAAACAGCTATTCCTGAATCGATTGAATCTCCAGCAACACTTGAGACAACAGAAGCGATCGCGGAAGATTCGCAGGAAACCACACCAGAAAACAACCCAGAACATAAAGATCCTAAGTATCTAGTACAAGAGTTTCTTGTGGATAAGTTTTTAGCTAAGCTCGAAGAACTAAATAATGCTGACAAGGTAAACAAGACTAATACTGAATCAACTCCAGAAATCACCTTTGAGAGTAATTCTGATAATGCGTCTAATCCTGTACTAGATGAGTTTGCTGATCTTGAAGCACTTCTCAATAGAAAGCCATTATCTGATAATCCTGAATAG
- a CDS encoding NAD(P)/FAD-dependent oxidoreductase produces the protein MTRICILGGGFGGLYTALNLSRLPWAVMPEIILIDKSDRFLFTPFLYELITDEMQEWEIAPTFTEILADTGIQFMQGIVTNINFEAQQVEVNIGQRSLVEYDYLVLAIGGETPMHFVAGASEYAIPFRNLNDFYRLNSKLELLEASNRDKIRVCIAGGGSSGVELACKIADRLKERGRVRLVDRNAKILSNSTDANRAIAELALSQRGVWTDLNTRVSQVTEDEVTLDYADGSDTLPVDIVLWTVGSTFSKVIQNLPIAHNRLGAIATDPTLQVQGYPHVFAIGDLAGLETNGQSLPATAQVAFQQSQYCAWNIWASINNKSLVNFSYIPLGEFISLGIDGATASIFGKFSIDGLPAHAIRRLAYLLRMPTFQHQWKIGTHWLTKPLIEIFRKSV, from the coding sequence ATGACACGAATTTGTATTCTTGGTGGTGGTTTTGGCGGTTTGTATACTGCTCTAAATCTATCCCGTCTGCCTTGGGCGGTCATGCCTGAAATTATCCTGATTGATAAAAGCGATCGCTTTTTATTTACGCCATTTCTCTACGAGTTGATCACTGATGAAATGCAGGAATGGGAAATTGCACCCACATTTACGGAAATACTTGCAGATACAGGTATCCAGTTTATGCAGGGAATCGTAACCAATATTAATTTTGAGGCGCAGCAAGTAGAAGTTAATATCGGTCAGCGTAGTCTGGTTGAATATGACTACCTCGTTTTAGCGATCGGTGGCGAAACTCCAATGCACTTTGTGGCGGGAGCTTCAGAATATGCAATTCCATTTCGGAATCTAAATGACTTTTATCGACTCAATAGCAAGCTGGAATTGTTAGAAGCCTCCAACCGTGACAAGATCCGTGTATGTATTGCAGGTGGTGGTAGTAGTGGTGTTGAGCTTGCGTGTAAAATTGCCGATCGCCTCAAAGAGCGGGGTCGGGTGCGCCTTGTTGATCGCAATGCCAAAATTTTATCTAACTCTACTGATGCTAATCGGGCGATCGCTGAGCTTGCCCTCTCTCAACGTGGTGTCTGGACAGATCTCAATACCAGAGTTTCTCAAGTAACGGAGGACGAAGTTACCCTTGACTATGCCGATGGCAGCGATACATTACCCGTAGATATCGTGCTTTGGACAGTGGGTAGCACTTTCTCGAAGGTGATTCAAAATTTACCCATTGCCCATAATCGCCTTGGCGCGATCGCCACAGATCCAACTTTACAAGTCCAAGGCTATCCCCATGTATTTGCGATCGGTGATTTAGCAGGACTAGAGACCAATGGACAGTCTTTACCAGCTACAGCGCAGGTTGCCTTTCAGCAATCGCAATATTGTGCTTGGAATATCTGGGCTAGCATTAACAACAAATCCTTAGTGAACTTTAGCTATATTCCTCTAGGCGAGTTTATCAGTTTAGGAATTGATGGGGCAACTGCTTCCATTTTTGGCAAATTTAGCATTGATGGATTACCAGCCCATGCCATAAGAAGGCTAGCCTATTTACTAAGAATGCCAACCTTCCAACATCAATGGAAGATTGGCACGCACTGGCTAACTAAACCCTTAATTGAAATATTTAGAAAGTCTGTATAG
- the hpsJ-A gene encoding HpsJ-like protein, cyanoexosortase A-associated — protein MSNPNSNSTEVITANLLRFAGYGLLLLALSNFADALIPPRFGQDAGWEFSTLGKLVGTSPVPIIGLILVFYGEATARSPLGKTILKILSWLSLVLSILFIVMLLIGISAAIRINGDNNTQASAVLSQQLSQFNTIKENLKNTNDANLRKAAEFIEKRSPSIKLNKDNPAELRKQLETEIVKNENAIKQNIQEGQTKAGRQLIKQACKWYFEAIVSAFVLFGIWNQTKWTRTNSRRKKKGGKTPTSLADVASAPTFENETSDSEN, from the coding sequence ATGAGTAACCCTAATTCAAATTCTACTGAGGTAATTACCGCTAACCTACTCCGTTTCGCAGGTTATGGACTTTTATTGCTAGCACTTTCTAACTTTGCTGATGCACTAATTCCACCTAGATTTGGTCAAGATGCTGGATGGGAATTCAGCACATTAGGTAAGCTAGTTGGCACTTCTCCCGTTCCAATTATTGGTTTGATTTTGGTATTTTATGGTGAAGCTACTGCCCGTTCACCTCTTGGCAAGACCATCTTAAAAATTCTGTCGTGGCTGTCTTTAGTATTGAGTATTTTATTTATAGTAATGCTACTAATAGGTATTAGTGCTGCAATTCGTATTAATGGAGATAATAACACTCAAGCTAGTGCAGTTTTATCTCAACAGCTTTCGCAATTCAATACCATTAAGGAAAATCTCAAAAATACCAATGATGCTAATTTACGTAAAGCTGCCGAGTTTATTGAGAAGCGATCGCCAAGTATTAAATTGAATAAGGATAATCCTGCTGAGCTTAGGAAACAGTTAGAAACAGAGATTGTTAAAAATGAAAATGCAATCAAGCAAAATATTCAAGAAGGACAAACTAAAGCAGGTCGTCAACTAATTAAGCAAGCATGTAAATGGTACTTTGAAGCTATTGTTTCAGCCTTTGTCTTATTTGGCATTTGGAATCAAACCAAATGGACAAGAACGAATTCACGACGCAAGAAAAAAGGTGGTAAAACACCAACTAGCTTGGCTGATGTTGCTAGTGCGCCAACATTTGAGAATGAAACATCTGATTCTGAAAATTAA